The genomic interval GACAGGAAATTCTAATTTGCTTACTGGTGTACCCCAATGCTTAAACAATATCTGGCACATTACACAAAATCAACACATATGTCCTGAAGGGCACCAGGATTACATTACTCTCCCAACCAGGCCCATTTTAGCTCCTCTCGTCATCCAAATTGCAGCTTTGAACCCTCCCCATTGTCAGTTTAAATTAAGGCAGGCTAGGTAATTATATCATTCCCCTCCAAGTCTGGAAGGACAGTTATCAGGTGGGAAACAGGCTGAAAAAAACTAGGGGAAATATTAGAACTAACATACTGAGGCTGAAATCAGCCAGCcctctaaaaaaatgatacaaaaaagaaCCCAGTGATAGAGGCATTTGTTGAATACCTTTTAGATGGGAATACTGtttccctactgctgctgctgctaagtcgcttcagtcgtgtccgactctgtgcgaccccatagatggaagctcaccaggctcccccgtccttgggattctccaggcaagaacactggagtgggttgccatttctttctccaatgcatgaaagtgaaaagtgaaagtgaagtcgctcaatcatgtctgactcttagcgaccccatggactgcagcctactggctcctccatccatgggattttccaggcaagagtactggagtggggtgccattactagCCAACCCCAAGTGAATTCACGTCCCTTCAGTTGATATGCTACTGGAACATATAATTGTACGAGATTTTCTTGCTTAAAAACTTTCTGTGACTACAACTACAGGCCAAGCATAGACCAAGGAGGCCATACTGTAGCAAGAGAACATCTTCACAGACCAACAGGCCTACCCTATAATCTTCATCTCCTGCTACCCTGCctggagattatatatatatatatatataaaataagattttttgagatataatctacatatcataaaatttcaTCCACTTTTTTTagtgtacaaacaataaattttagtatatttacttagttgtacaaccatcactacagtctatttaattttagaatatttctatcaccctaatttccatttctctgtgatGGAAGGCAAACATGTATGGCTTACTGCTGAGCGCTGTGTTGACACAGAGGGAAGGGCGTTTTCTTCATAACTTCTTCTGAACTAAATGCCTGGGTTTCCCGGCGGTCTGAAGCCGGCTTTTTTTGCACaccatttcagatttttttaatcgAGACAAATCACCCCATCAGTGGCGGTAATTTCAGTACTGTTCTCAGGACATGACCGACTCAGATGTCTCCGTCTGTTTCATAACCCgtaaaaaacacaaatttactAAACCCGGGCTTTGCCTTTTCTCGCCCGATTTCCCACCCCCTATTTAGGTCGCCTCGGGTAAAGCACAGATCAGTTCTGACGGGCTGACAACTCATGGGTGGAGCGTGGCGACCTAAAGTTTTTCGTAGTTTTTTTCCACTTATAATTAAATCTTCGCCGCTACCTGTCCAGTGCAAGAGAGCAAATGATTCCGTATGTATATACAGATTGCCAAACCCCGCAGTGTTTTCTGGTTCAGAGCTAGTGTTCAACTATAGCACCTGGCTATTTCTCGGCTAATAGTTACAGCTTTTTTTAGAGTAGTTGGGTGGCCCTGAAAAGGGCCTTTGGTTGAAATCAAGCTCCTGAGAGCAAACTGGAAAGCTTAACCGCCAAAGCCGTAGAGAGTACGGCCCTGGCGCTTGAGAGCGTAGACCACGTCCATAGCGGTGACCGTCTTCCGCTTGGCATGCTCAGTGTAGGTGACCGCGTCCCGGATCACGTTCTCCAGAAACACTTTCAGGACCCCGCGGGTCTCTTCATAGATGAGCCCAGAGATGCGCTTCACACCACCACGACGAGCCAGGCGGCGGATAGCAGGTTTAGTGATGCCCTGGATGTTGTCGCGCAGAACCTTACGGTGGCGCTTAGCGCCGCCTTTCCCCAGACCTTTGCCGCCTTTGCCGCGTCCAGACATGGTTTCACAAAAAGTAAACCAACAGCAACTGACGAGTAAGCGGAGAACCGATTCTTATATACCTACTCCCTCCGCCCCTCCCCGCACTGAGGGCTCGGAAATCGCGCAAGCCGGAAGTGTGACGCCATCAATCCCCGCCCTTAATTCCTCCTCCAAGCCCCGGGAACAGGAGCCAAAGGAACTGAAGGGCCGGAAGGGAGAGGCGGATCGGGTTGGCTAAGCGGGCTGAGCTCAGTTTGACCAATAGTCTTTCGTTGCTTGGCTTGCAGGGGCTGCACTGTTTTAACTAAAGTACTTAGAGGAAGCAGGCTTACAGCAGACATATTCCAAATATCCTAAGTATAACAAATACTTTAAAGGGTGAAAACTTATTATCAATAAATTTTCGTAATCGTGTCAAGATCAGAGATAGAAATGTAAAAATGGTTATACTATCCTGACGTTCAAAAGGCCCTGTTATAAAAACGTTCTGCAAATGTCAATCACTCTTCATGCCTCCGAAACCCTGGTTCTTCATTAAGATATGGAATAACAGTACTAAACACAAAGGGCCAGTTTGTTCGCATATGCAgggaatattgaaaaaaaaaaaaagagcacccatgaaaagtgaaagtgcctGAGTGTTACTGATGCATATTCTTCCATCCAAAAGCAGTATATTCAACTACTTCAGTTGGTTCGTATTACAGCCGTTTTACTTGAAAACGTGGGTGGCTCTGAAAAGAGCCTTTGCTTGAAATCTCAGACTGGAACTTATGCTCTCTCCCCGCGGATCCGACGGGCTAGCTGGATGTCCTTGGGCATTATGGTAACGCGCTTGGCGTGAATAGCGCACAAATTGGTGTCCTCGAAAAGACCCACCAGATAGGCTTCACATGCCTCCTGCAGTGCCATCACCGCCGAACTCTGAAAGCGCAAGTCGGTCTTGAAATCCTGGGCAATCTCACGCACAAGGCGTTGAAATGGCAGTTTACGGATAAGAAGCTCTGTGGACTTTTGGTAGCGGCGGATCTCGCGCAGGGCCACCGTGCCAGGACGGTAGCGGTGAGGCTTTTTTACGCCGCCGGTGGCCGGTGCACTCTTGCGAGCCGCCTTGGTGGCTAGCTGCTTGCGTGGCGCTTTGCCGCCAGTGGATTTACGGGCAGTTTGCTTTGTACGGGCCATAACAAACAAGTAACTTCGAAGCAGATGTGCCTTATACTAGCTCAAATAAGTCGCCCAGCAGTTTTGCTTGTATTTATAGTACCCAAGGGGTAGTGATTGGGCGGGAGAAAAGTTTGAATATTACGTTACAGGTTCTGATTTGTCTAGCTTTAAACTTTCCAAAAAGCGTGCAGTTTCATTGGCCGCCTCCTTCTATCCTCGGCtcttttcaacttattttttttaacttttgttcttTCCCACACACGATTTTCTGTAAATGCAATGCTTTGGGCGTTACCTTTTCGGAAAAATAGACATTCACTTCATTGATATTATAGTAATGTAGGTTTTCTTAGTCCCCTGAGTGGTGTGGGAATTGAGGGATCTACATTCCCTGGTCGGTAACCCGATATCGGGTTAGAAATTTCTAAAGCCATTTTACAAAAAAGAGAGATCCCTCTGTAAAGCTTAAACTGACCGAGGAACTTCTTTGAAACCTACAAGATGTAACCACAAAaacagtatataaaaaaaaaattcacactaGCGTTTCCAGAAGTATTTTCTGTAATAAGGCACTTTTTTCTTATGCTCTGACTTTACATTTGGAGCTTTCTGAAACTAGTATTTTCTAAAGTCTAGAATACACTTAGCCTGGTGCAATGCCGGGTAGACAACGGCGGGAGAAACCACAAGGGATCAGAGGAATTTCCCCATGGGAAGCAGGCGATGGACTAAACTCAGTGAATAGATTATGGACCAAAACGAAGACAATTTACTACAgccagtggctgattttatttttttaaaagccaaatgtGAACCCTTATACGAAAGCGGTAATCCAGATTCTACCTTTTGATTGGTAGAGTCCATTTTACTTGGTAGCCAGTAAGAATGCATATCTAGCATCCCTCATTTGCATGGAGCAGTTCCCTTTCATTTGAAACTTGTTAAACCCATTAGACACAGGCGGCACAAATCATTCTTTAAACAAGAAATTATTACGTGCAGTAGTtcccttttaaaaacttttgattAGATGCCACATTTATTACTATAGGAAAAGCTTGTTTATGTCTTTCCAGAAATGCTTATTTATGAAACCTTCCTCTTGGAGGAAGATTGTATACCTGTGTTATAATTGTCCTTTAAACTAAGACGCCTAGCTCCAATTGTTCTTATCTCTTCCAAATTATTAGAAATTACGTAATGGGTTTTGTAAATACAGACTCAAGAAAACGACAGTTAAGAAAGGGTAAAGATGGGCGACTCTCGTGTCTGGACGAGCCAATGAGCGCTCAGtggtgtcggactctgcgactccacggactgtagcccgccagggtcctctgtgcctgggattctccaggcaagaatactggagtaggttgccattccctgtgTCTGGAACCCTTTTATTATTGGCCACAAGGCGGAAACGAGCTCTTAGGGGTTTTTTTGAGAGTTACTGgggggcaatggcaacccactccagtactcttgcctggcaaatcccatggacggaggagcctggtaggctgcagtccatggggtcgctgagggtcagacacgactgagctacttcactttcacttttcactttcatgctttggagaaggaaatggcaacccactccagtgttctggcctggagaatcccagggacgggggagcctggtgagctgccgtctctgaggtcgcacagagttggacactactgaagcgacttagcagcagcagcagcagggggaaaTTCGGGTCTTTAAAACCAGTGCGGACTTGTTTGAAAACCGCAGGCACTCGCGCGGGAATGACTTGTCATTGCTTCACTCTCCCTACTGCTAGGAGATTGCCCAGGACAGAATTGTGAAAGGGGAGTTTTATTCTCTCAGTAGTTTGATTCACATTGTGAAGTCATTTTAGCATTGTTGCTGCTTTTACAGCCACGACAAGTTAAAGGGAGAGTGCCCTAAAATATTATCTCGGGGCTGTGTTCTCTCATTTTCATACTAAAGCAACTTTGCCCCCTGCTCCCACATCCTCCCTGGGTGCAATGCCTGTCCGGGCACAGTTTAGTCCACCCAGAGCTTACTTGATGTCTTTCGTGTGCTAGGTTTGCAGCTTGGTATATGTTATGAGGATAAAAGGCGATCCAAAATGTGTTACGTGCACTGGGCTGTGGAAATAAGTCGCAATTACAGAAATTGCGGGCTAAGCTTTCCACAGGTGCAGCTTGAGTGTCAATTGCAGTGTTAAccaattcttttgttttctacaaTTCTCTTTTGTCCCAAATAAACGCACCCTGGTTCAGACCAAGGGCATCCGCGTCTCAGGTCTTTACCACACATACTCAGCGTTGCCAGGAAAGAAAGTGGCATTAATGAGAACTTTTCCCAAACCTGCAGACCAGGCCTACATACTCTCGCTTTCCGCTCTCCCTTTCAGTCATTCAAGATGTAACCTTTTGAATTGATTGCAGATTAGAAACTGATATCCCTTGCCAGTGCTTCCTAGAGGCGAGGTTTCAGGTGAAACTCCTTAGATTCTTACGCAATTGCCTTATTTAAAggtcttcctcccacccccaaaaggaaaacaaaaacaaaaaaacctgcttttttttaaaagtcgCACCCTCTGATGGTAATGGCCCGGACCCTTCCCTGCGGAGTGGATTATTTCCGTCTCCACTGGGCGACCGTCGTCAGGGTGAGGGGTGGAAAAGGATGCTGTCTGGGTGCCTCGGTGCAAGCGGTAGGAAAGCAGGACCATAGGCCCCAGCGGCCTGCCGCTGCCTTGCGAGACCCAGTTgggagggcagggggcggggggcgggcgccAGCGCTCACCAATCACAGCGCGGCCCCGCCCTATAAATATCGCGCGCTGGAGCAACCCGCGTCTTACTGCCTCGTTGGGTCTAGCGGTTTACTAAGTTTTTCCTTATTTCCGCCATGTCCGAAGTCGCGCTCCCAGCTCCAGCTGCTTCCACTTCCCCTGAGAAACCTTCAGCTGGCAAGAAGGCGAAGAAGCCTGCTAAGGCTGCAGCAGCCGCCAAGAAAAAACCCGCGGGCCCTTCAGTTTCGGAGCTGATTGTGcaagctgtttcctcctccaaggagcgCAGCGGTGTGTCCCTGGCCGCGCTGAAGAAGGCGCTGGCGGCCGCTGGCTACGATGTGGAAAAGAATAACAGCCGCATCAAGCTGGGTCTTAAGAGCCTAGTGGGCAAAGGCACCCTGGTGCAGACCAAGGGCACCGGCGCCTCGGGTTCTTTCAAGCTCAACAAGAAAGTAGCCTCCGTGGATGCCAAGCCCACCGCCACAAAGGTGGCAACGAAAACCAAGGTAACAAGCGCTTCTAAGAAGCCCAAGAAGGCCTCTGGGGCGGCTGCTGCTAAGAAAAGTGTCAAGACTCCAAAAAAAGCTAGAAAGTCTGTGTTGACAAAGAAGTCCTCTAAGAGTCCTAAGAAGCCTAAGGCTGTGAAGCCTAAGAAAGTAGCCAAGAGCCCTGCCAAAGCCAAGGCTGTGAAACCAAAAGGGGCCAAAGTGAAGGTAACCAAGCCAAAGACCGCTGCCAAACCCAAGAAGGCAGCACCCAAGAAGAAGTAAGAGTTCCGGTTGGAAGCTGCTTCCAATAAACCAACGGCTCTTTTAAGAGCCACCAACTTATTTCAGAGAAAGAGCTTTATTACCAcacaactttgtttttctttttttgccctcATGCAAATACAGTATGTGCAAGCCACTCTTAGTTCTACATTAGAATCTTTTTGAGGCTAAGTCAAACTCACGCTGTGGGGTTAGAAGCTTGTGGTTTTGGCCTTAGACTATTTCCCTAGTCCCATTTTAACCTGAAGCTTACATTTGTAGTTGTATGTCAGAAACAAGCGGGGAAACTTTGGGGGCCTACCCCATAATAGTCCTCAGCTGCACGATTGAGGGCTGGGTCCGTGTACCATGTGCTCATTTGTCTATTAAAGATTTCTCTGGTTATCTGAGATCAAAGCTGGGACATAGGTTCTTGGGCCATACTGCTATGGCTAAGTTGGCTTTCCCCAAAATTGGGTGGCTCTGAAATGCTTTTAAGGTGACCTTGGGAACGACAGTGATCCGCCGGCTAACCCGGCGCTCAGATTGGTGTCTTCGAGTTCACCAGGTAGGCCTTGCAAGCCTCAGGCTGCGCCATCGAGGCCAGGCTCAGCCGACTTATCCCGGGGCCATTTGCAGGTTGTCAGCTAGTTTCCCGCCAGGGTCACGAGAACTTGGCTGCCCTGGAATTTGGGAGCTAAAGCCCAAAAGCTCTTACCGGGTTTCTCTGTTCCTGGAATCAGAACTGCCCAGATTGGATAATAATTGAAATTTCCATTCTGTGCCTAACTAGAGAGTATTTCTCCACGTGCAGGGTTTTCAACTCTGGTGTGCTACACCACGTTAAATATTGATATTTGGGGACACTTTTATAAAATTGGCTCTGAAAGCTTTCGAAGTTTTAATTTTGGAATTCAGTTTAATTACTACTTTTTTTCACATCCAAGGTGAAAAAACACAATACCATATGTTGAGCTCGGTTTACTCACTCAAACTTAACGAAACTCAATTAGTTGTAAAACTTTACATAAAACGGtgcaaatttttttaatgtgaataccAACCATTTTTTTTGTACTGCATTTGCTAAGAATTTCCATAGtaaatttgaataatatttttagcAGTCAGCCCTTTTTAGTTCTCGGTTTTAATTAACATGGTATTAAGTTTTGTCCTTTAAcatgttattaattttttgtatCTCCATTATATTTAAATGGTTCCCTTcaattgttttctacttttttaaattaaatggcaGCTATACTTTcttctagtggaggtgatggaattccagttgagctctttcaaatcctgaaagatgatgctgtgaaagtgctgcactcaatatgccagcaaatttggaaaactcagcagtggccacaggactggaaaagggcagttttcattccaatcccaaagaaaggcaatgccaaagaatgctcaaactaccgcacaattgcactcatctcacatgctagtaaagtaatgctcaaaattctccaagccaggcttcagcaatatgtgaaccgtgaccttcctgatgttcaagctggttttagaaaaggcagaggaaccagagatcaaattgccaacatctgctggatcgtggaaaaagcaagagaattccagaaaaacatctatttctgctttattgactatgccaaagcctttgactgtgtggatcacaataaactgtggaaaattctgaaagagatgggaatgccagaccacatgatctgcctcttgagaaatttgtatgcaggtcaggaagcaacagttagaactggacatggaacaacagactggttccaaatatgaaaaggagtacatcaaggctgtgtattgtcaccctgcttatttaacttctatgcagagtacatcatgagaaacgctggactggaagaagcacaagctgggatcaagattgccaggagaaatatcaataacctcagatatgcagatgacaccacccttatggcagaaagtgaagaggaactcaaaagcctcttgatgaaagtgaaagtggagagtgaaaaagttggcttaaagctcaacattcagaaaacaaagatcatggcatctggtcccatcacttcatgagaaatagatggggaaacagtggaaacagtgtcagactttatttttgggggctccaaaatcactgcagattgtgactgcagccatgaaattaaaagacgcttactctttggaaggaaagttatgaccaacctagatagcatattcaaaagcagagacattactttgccaacaaaggtccgtctagtcaaggccatggtttttcctgtggtcatgtatggatgtgagagttggactgtgaagaaggctgagcacagaagaattggtgcttttcaactgtggtgttggagaagactcttgagagtcccttggactgcaaggagatccaaccagtccattctgaaggagatcagccctgggatttctttggaaggaatgatgctaaagctgaacctccagtactttggccacctcatgcgaagagttgactcattggaaaagactctgatgctgggagggattaggggcaggaagagaaggggatgacagaggatgagatggctggatggcatttatgactcgatggacgtgagtctgggtgaactccgggagttgttgatggacagggaggcctggcatgctgcgattcatggggttgaaaagagtcggacacgactgagcgactgaactgaactgagactttctTTCTTCATGTACTTGATATTATcatgtggtttttctcttttaatttgttCAATGCTTTCTTAAGATGTTGAACTCTCAAACTCAATGTGGCTGAAAGAATAAACTAGAAGAATGAGATGAGTTTTCCTAAAATGATCATCTATAAGAAAGAAGCAAGTGTGCTATGATGAAGCTGGGAGGGTAAATCAGAAGTTTTGTTGTGAAATTTGCAGTCTAAGAGATTTGCCAAGTGGATTAACTGGGTTTAAATGTTGCTGATAGACTAAATTGATTAGATGCCTGAGAATAGTTCCTTGGTTTAGTGGTATGGATGTCAGTAGTAGCTTTGACAGAGTAGTTTAGGGGAGGATGGAGTTGAATTAAATTGGAGCCATACATTTTGGAATCATTGGTATATGGATGGCATATAAAGTCATGACACTTGGTGAGGTCACCAAGAAGGGTGAATGAGGTGAAGAATATAAAGAACGGTAAAGGATAGAGACCTGGTCCTGACATTTTATCGTCCATAAAAATGAATCATTATTCCACCTCTTTGTGCTTCCCTTTGCTTATTTATTGTAAATTAAGCTTTTTGTGCACAAGCCAAGAGGCTTCCCTCTTGGCAAGCacagaatgtgcctgcaattGTGAAGGCAGTTCCATTCTCCCAGCTGTGGAGTTCAGTATTTAAAACTGCTGCTAAACTCTCAGTTTTAAAAGAGGGAACCTAGCTCAGGGGAGAGACTATCACTGCTGCAGGAGTTCACCTTTACATGGTACAGGTTAGATTAAAACTCCTCGGCAGGTATTCAGTACATGCTGATTCTTTCTGTCTCCATCCTGAGTTTCCAGTCAGTTTCTCTCCATCTTAGAAGCCCCCTTTTATGAGCCCACAATCATCTCTCATTCTGTCAATACATCTTCACCAATAAACCAGAAGCTTTCTCAAATGTAGCCAGAGCACCTCAAACCTGTTCCTTCCAtaaggaagatttttaaaaggtagaaCTCAGAAAGAGATTTTCAGCTAAAGGGGGCCTTCCTAAAGACAACAAGCCGATACTTCCAGAATTCAAGTGAAACAAGGGTGATATTAAAATGTCAGGGTGCAGGACTTCAAGAGCACCTTCAAGAGGACCCCCAAAGGGATGTATTCACTTAGAACAAGGAGAGAAGAAATTATGGAATAAGAATCTTGTGTGTTCTCAGAGTTGTCCAGCAGAGGGAGGCCTCTGGCTGATGGCAGGCTAACAACAGAGAAGGTGGAAATTGGAGGCCTTTAATAACCATCATGTTCCCTACTTCTAAGTGACTAGAAACAGGGTTAcccattaaaagtttttttttttttactaggaaAAGGACTATATTTACTTTTGTAtcaaatttatttagaattttctatcaaatcctaattttaaaaacttttaaatgtgtTCTTACACTTGTTATCAGATAGGACACATTTAA from Bos indicus isolate NIAB-ARS_2022 breed Sahiwal x Tharparkar chromosome 23, NIAB-ARS_B.indTharparkar_mat_pri_1.0, whole genome shotgun sequence carries:
- the H1-1 gene encoding histone H1.1, producing MSEVALPAPAASTSPEKPSAGKKAKKPAKAAAAAKKKPAGPSVSELIVQAVSSSKERSGVSLAALKKALAAAGYDVEKNNSRIKLGLKSLVGKGTLVQTKGTGASGSFKLNKKVASVDAKPTATKVATKTKVTSASKKPKKASGAAAAKKSVKTPKKARKSVLTKKSSKSPKKPKAVKPKKVAKSPAKAKAVKPKGAKVKVTKPKTAAKPKKAAPKKK
- the LOC109576917 gene encoding histone H4, with product MSGRGKGGKGLGKGGAKRHRKVLRDNIQGITKPAIRRLARRGGVKRISGLIYEETRGVLKVFLENVIRDAVTYTEHAKRKTVTAMDVVYALKRQGRTLYGFGG
- the LOC109576834 gene encoding histone H3.1, producing MARTKQTARKSTGGKAPRKQLATKAARKSAPATGGVKKPHRYRPGTVALREIRRYQKSTELLIRKLPFQRLVREIAQDFKTDLRFQSSAVMALQEACEAYLVGLFEDTNLCAIHAKRVTIMPKDIQLARRIRGERA